The Bryobacteraceae bacterium genome includes a window with the following:
- a CDS encoding 3-ketoacyl-ACP reductase produces MTDSRPVAIVTGASRGIGRGIALELARTHRVIGTYRGRRDAAESLQAECGADIVQCDIASAADRMALIEHARKNYGRLDLLVNNAGIAPRERLDLMDATEEIFDEVLATNLKGPYFLTQLAARWMAEQGAGRIVFVTSISAYTASLNRGEYCISKAGLSMAVRLWAARLARHGVLVFEVRPGIIETDMIEKVRQAYEEKARAGLIPQGRLGAPADVARQVRAIADGLLDYGTGTVLNADGGFHLRTL; encoded by the coding sequence ATGACCGATTCCAGACCCGTAGCCATCGTCACCGGAGCTTCGCGCGGCATCGGCCGCGGCATCGCGCTGGAGCTGGCCCGCACGCACCGCGTCATCGGAACCTACCGCGGGCGGCGCGATGCGGCGGAGAGCCTGCAGGCCGAGTGCGGGGCCGACATCGTGCAGTGCGACATCGCTTCCGCCGCCGACCGCATGGCGCTGATCGAACACGCGCGGAAGAACTACGGGCGGCTGGACCTGCTGGTGAACAACGCCGGCATCGCGCCGCGCGAGCGTCTGGACCTGATGGACGCCACGGAAGAGATTTTCGACGAGGTACTCGCCACGAACCTCAAGGGGCCGTATTTTCTGACGCAACTGGCCGCGCGGTGGATGGCGGAACAGGGCGCAGGGCGGATCGTGTTCGTGACTTCGATCTCGGCCTACACGGCATCGCTCAACCGCGGCGAGTACTGCATTTCCAAGGCCGGCCTGAGCATGGCGGTGCGGCTCTGGGCGGCGCGGCTGGCGCGCCACGGCGTGCTGGTGTTCGAAGTAAGACCGGGCATCATCGAAACGGACATGATCGAGAAGGTCCGCCAGGCGTACGAGGAAAAGGCGCGCGCCGGCCTGATTCCGCAGGGACGGCTGGGCGCGCCGGCGGACGTGGCGCGGCAGGTGCGCGCGATTGCGGACGGGCTGCTTGATTACGGCACGGGCACGGTGCTGAACGCCGACGGCGGATTCCACCTGCGCACGTTGTGA
- a CDS encoding MFS transporter has product MNKKFYGPWIVFAAFITFGLSTGLPYYNISFFYDYFNRDFGWSREQITLGFPLAVALTIWTGPLLIHRFSPRRLILVGTFLTFCALAGFGLMPGMLGVYYLLWVVYTIGYFLSGPPPHQFIVSNWYKRNRGKAMAVVYVGVGVIGSLGSFLAKPLTEWFGYHMALVILGLMLFLAWPLVIFVMKDHPREMGQNPDGDPEPPAEQAVQPQSFRWLLSKPAFWLLLVGSVCSIGSIGAVNFHMKFVFLDQGFQPGPHADGAWRTASILILWSSIAGRLGMGYLADRFNKKWVMFITYFIVAATIPLLLHVHPGQEIWLYIFAVMFGFGMGADYMLIPLMAAEAFGVNTLPKAMSVILPADTIGQTWFPYVVSHLRTMLGSYDKALMVVLAIAMTGALAIALLPNTKALGEKNRVS; this is encoded by the coding sequence ATGAACAAGAAGTTCTACGGTCCGTGGATCGTCTTCGCCGCCTTCATCACGTTCGGCCTGTCCACCGGGCTGCCGTACTACAACATTTCGTTCTTCTACGACTACTTCAACCGGGATTTCGGCTGGTCCCGCGAGCAGATCACGCTGGGCTTCCCGCTGGCGGTGGCCCTGACGATCTGGACGGGGCCGCTGCTGATCCACCGCTTCAGCCCGCGCAGGCTGATTCTGGTGGGGACGTTTCTGACGTTCTGCGCGCTGGCGGGATTCGGGCTGATGCCGGGCATGCTGGGCGTGTACTACCTGCTGTGGGTCGTCTACACGATCGGCTACTTCCTGTCCGGCCCGCCGCCGCACCAGTTCATCGTCTCCAACTGGTACAAGCGGAACCGCGGCAAGGCGATGGCCGTGGTGTATGTGGGCGTCGGCGTGATCGGGTCGCTGGGCAGCTTCCTGGCCAAGCCCCTCACGGAGTGGTTCGGCTATCACATGGCGCTGGTCATTCTGGGCCTGATGCTGTTTCTCGCCTGGCCGCTGGTGATCTTCGTCATGAAGGACCATCCGCGCGAGATGGGTCAGAACCCGGATGGCGATCCCGAGCCGCCCGCCGAGCAGGCGGTGCAGCCGCAGAGTTTCCGGTGGCTGCTGTCGAAGCCCGCGTTCTGGCTGCTGCTGGTGGGCAGCGTCTGCTCGATCGGCAGCATCGGCGCGGTGAACTTCCACATGAAGTTCGTGTTCCTCGACCAGGGCTTCCAGCCGGGGCCGCATGCCGACGGGGCGTGGCGCACGGCCTCGATTCTGATCCTGTGGTCCTCGATTGCAGGCCGGCTCGGAATGGGCTATCTGGCGGACCGCTTCAACAAGAAGTGGGTGATGTTCATCACGTATTTCATCGTGGCCGCCACCATTCCGCTGCTGCTGCACGTGCATCCGGGACAGGAGATCTGGCTGTACATCTTCGCGGTGATGTTCGGCTTCGGAATGGGCGCCGATTACATGCTGATCCCGCTGATGGCGGCGGAAGCATTCGGCGTGAACACGCTGCCGAAGGCGATGTCCGTCATTCTGCCTGCCGACACGATCGGGCAGACCTGGTTCCCGTACGTCGTGTCCCACCTGCGCACGATGCTGGGCAGCTATGACAAGGCCCTGATGGTCGTGCTGGCCATCGCAATGACGGGCGCGCTGGCCATCGCGCTGCTGCCGAACACGAAAGCGCTTGGAGAAAAGAACCGGGTCAGCTGA
- a CDS encoding oxidoreductase: MRYFTYKSLEELEAAARAVGAQHVRFIHDKARVQELLQRKVQAGGITAGNSMAIHPMEGCDGTLDGKPDELTWRRYERFARGGAKLIWFEATAVREDGRANTRQVLLNRANADEFARLVEMMRRVHREEWGSADDLLIPVQLTHSGRYSHPVRVIAYHNPLIDQKTGTPPDYPVISDDELERLEDVYVDAAGLALEAGFDAVDIKATHGYLLSELLGAKTREGRYGGSLENRTRFIRNVLGKIRAKYGRRLMLCMRLGCFDGVPYVTDPETGLGKPLPFPVPYPWGWGVNPMNPLEPDLTEVKQAIRWFIDWGIELLNVSLGSPYYNPHIGRPFEKPDEGNYEEPEHPLLGVDRHFRIAGELQQAFPELPMVGTGYSWLQKYFIHAGAANIEDGKIRFVGIGRGALTYPDFARDVIEKGELDESRVCKTLTYCTYLMRQKHNELGQFPTGCPPFDKTVYGPIVKQAREMKRRLQGG; encoded by the coding sequence ATGCGTTATTTCACATACAAGTCTCTGGAAGAACTGGAAGCGGCGGCGCGCGCCGTGGGCGCGCAGCACGTCCGCTTCATTCACGACAAGGCGCGCGTGCAGGAGCTGCTGCAGCGCAAAGTGCAGGCGGGCGGCATCACTGCGGGCAACTCCATGGCGATTCATCCCATGGAGGGCTGCGACGGCACGCTGGACGGAAAGCCGGACGAATTGACCTGGCGGCGGTACGAGCGGTTCGCGCGGGGCGGGGCGAAACTGATCTGGTTCGAAGCCACCGCCGTGCGCGAAGACGGGCGCGCCAATACGCGGCAGGTGCTGCTGAACCGCGCCAACGCGGACGAGTTCGCCCGGCTCGTCGAAATGATGCGCCGCGTGCACCGCGAAGAATGGGGCTCGGCGGACGACCTCCTGATCCCCGTGCAGCTCACGCACTCCGGGCGGTACTCGCATCCGGTGCGCGTCATCGCGTACCACAATCCGCTCATCGACCAGAAGACCGGCACGCCGCCGGACTATCCCGTGATCAGCGACGACGAGCTGGAGCGGCTGGAAGATGTCTATGTGGATGCCGCCGGGCTGGCGCTCGAGGCGGGATTCGACGCCGTCGACATCAAGGCGACGCACGGCTACCTGCTGAGCGAGCTGCTGGGGGCGAAGACGCGGGAGGGACGCTACGGCGGCTCCCTCGAGAACAGAACACGATTCATCCGGAATGTTCTTGGCAAGATCCGCGCGAAGTACGGCCGCCGGCTGATGCTGTGCATGCGGCTGGGCTGCTTCGACGGCGTGCCGTACGTCACGGATCCCGAAACGGGGCTGGGCAAGCCGCTCCCGTTCCCGGTTCCTTATCCCTGGGGCTGGGGCGTGAATCCGATGAACCCGCTCGAGCCGGACCTGACGGAAGTGAAGCAGGCCATCCGCTGGTTCATCGACTGGGGCATCGAGCTGCTCAACGTCTCGCTCGGGAGCCCTTATTACAACCCGCACATTGGCCGCCCGTTCGAAAAGCCCGACGAGGGCAACTACGAAGAGCCGGAGCATCCGCTGCTGGGAGTGGACCGCCATTTCCGCATCGCCGGCGAGCTGCAGCAGGCTTTCCCGGAGCTGCCGATGGTGGGGACGGGCTACAGCTGGCTGCAGAAGTACTTCATCCACGCGGGCGCCGCCAACATCGAGGACGGGAAGATCCGTTTCGTGGGCATCGGGCGCGGAGCGCTGACGTATCCGGACTTCGCCCGCGACGTGATCGAAAAGGGCGAGCTCGACGAATCGCGCGTCTGCAAGACGCTGACCTACTGCACGTACCTGATGCGGCAGAAGCACAATGAGCTCGGGCAGTTCCCCACGGGCTGCCCGCCGTTCGACAAGACGGTCTACGGGCCCATCGTGAAGCAGGCGCGCGAGATGAAACGGCGGCTGCAGGGCGGCTGA